In Macaca thibetana thibetana isolate TM-01 chromosome 8, ASM2454274v1, whole genome shotgun sequence, one DNA window encodes the following:
- the MAF1 gene encoding repressor of RNA polymerase III transcription MAF1 homolog isoform X2, which translates to MKLLENSSFEAINSQLTVETGDAHIIGRIESYSCKMAGDDKHMFKQFCQEGQPHVLEALSPPQTSGLSPSRLSKSQGGEDEGPLSDKCSRKTLFYLIATLNESFRPDYDFSTARSHEFSREPSLSWVVNAVNCSLFSAVREDFKALKPQLWNAVDEEICLAECDIYSYNPDLDSDPFGEDGSLWSFNYFFYNKRLKRIVFFSCRSISGSTYTPSEAGNELDMELGEEELEEESRSGGSEGGAEETNTMEEDRVPVICI; encoded by the exons ATGAAGCTGTTGGAGAACTCGAGCTTTGAAGCCATCAACTCACAGCTGACTGTGGAGACCGGAGACGCCCACATCATCGGCAG GATTGAGAGCTACTCATGTAAGATGGCAGGAGATGACAAACAcatgttcaagcagttctgccagGAGGGCCAGCCCCACGTGCTGGAGGCACTCTCTCCACCCCAGACTTCAGGCCTCAGCCCCAGTAG ACTCAGCAAAAGCCAAGGCGGCGAGGACGAGGGCCCCCTCAGTGACAAGTGCAGCCGCAAGACCCTCTTCTACCTGATTGCCACGCTCAATGAGTCCTTCAGGCCTGACTATGACTTCAGCACAGCCCGCAGCCATGAGTTCAGCCGGGAGCCCAGCCTTAGCTGG GTGGTGAATGCAGTCAACTGCAGTCTGTTCTCAGCTGTGCGGGAGGACTTCAAGGCCCTGAAACCACAGCTGTGGAACGCGGTGGATGAGGAGATCTGCCTGGCTGAATGTGACATCTACAG CTATAACCCAGACTTGGACTCAGACCCCTTCGGGGAGGATGGTAGCCTCTGGTCCTTCAACTACTTCTTCTACAATAAGCGGCTCAAGCGAATTGTTTTCTTCAGCTGCCGTTCCATCAG TGGCTCCACCTACACGCCCTCAGAGGCAGGCAATGAGCTGGACAtggagctgggggaggaggaaTTGGAGGAAGAAAGCAGGAGCGGAGGCAGTGAGGGTGGGGCCGAGGAGACCAACACCATGGAGGAGGACAG GGTCCCAGTGATCTGTATTTGA
- the MAF1 gene encoding repressor of RNA polymerase III transcription MAF1 homolog isoform X1, translated as MKLLENSSFEAINSQLTVETGDAHIIGRIESYSCKMAGDDKHMFKQFCQEGQPHVLEALSPPQTSGLSPSRLSKSQGGEDEGPLSDKCSRKTLFYLIATLNESFRPDYDFSTARSHEFSREPSLSWVVNAVNCSLFSAVREDFKALKPQLWNAVDEEICLAECDIYRWASIPAGGPPSLQVSQHPCRWAPIPHTTCHPVLPSYNPDLDSDPFGEDGSLWSFNYFFYNKRLKRIVFFSCRSISGSTYTPSEAGNELDMELGEEELEEESRSGGSEGGAEETNTMEEDRVPVICI; from the exons ATGAAGCTGTTGGAGAACTCGAGCTTTGAAGCCATCAACTCACAGCTGACTGTGGAGACCGGAGACGCCCACATCATCGGCAG GATTGAGAGCTACTCATGTAAGATGGCAGGAGATGACAAACAcatgttcaagcagttctgccagGAGGGCCAGCCCCACGTGCTGGAGGCACTCTCTCCACCCCAGACTTCAGGCCTCAGCCCCAGTAG ACTCAGCAAAAGCCAAGGCGGCGAGGACGAGGGCCCCCTCAGTGACAAGTGCAGCCGCAAGACCCTCTTCTACCTGATTGCCACGCTCAATGAGTCCTTCAGGCCTGACTATGACTTCAGCACAGCCCGCAGCCATGAGTTCAGCCGGGAGCCCAGCCTTAGCTGG GTGGTGAATGCAGTCAACTGCAGTCTGTTCTCAGCTGTGCGGGAGGACTTCAAGGCCCTGAAACCACAGCTGTGGAACGCGGTGGATGAGGAGATCTGCCTGGCTGAATGTGACATCTACAGGTGGGCCAGCATCCCTGCAGGTGGGCCCCCATCCCTGCAGGTGAGCCAGCATCCCTGCAGGTGGGCCCCCATCCCTCACACCACCTGTCACCCTGTACTCCCCAGCTATAACCCAGACTTGGACTCAGACCCCTTCGGGGAGGATGGTAGCCTCTGGTCCTTCAACTACTTCTTCTACAATAAGCGGCTCAAGCGAATTGTTTTCTTCAGCTGCCGTTCCATCAG TGGCTCCACCTACACGCCCTCAGAGGCAGGCAATGAGCTGGACAtggagctgggggaggaggaaTTGGAGGAAGAAAGCAGGAGCGGAGGCAGTGAGGGTGGGGCCGAGGAGACCAACACCATGGAGGAGGACAG GGTCCCAGTGATCTGTATTTGA
- the SHARPIN gene encoding sharpin isoform X3 produces the protein MAPPAGGAAAASDLGSAAVLLTVHAAVRLLGARPDTEAQLRRLQLSADPERPGRFRLELLDAGPGAVNLEWPLESVSYTIRGPTQHELQPPPGGPGTLSLHFLNPQEAQRWAVLVRGATVEGQNGSSSSSSPPALGPEACPVSLPSPPEVPTPEADLPRSPGNLMERGPPSIPQPTFWHRLQVTLEDAASAASTASSAHVALQVHPHCTVAALQEQVFSELGFPPAVQRWVIGRCLCVPERSLASYGVREDGDPAFLYLLSAPREAPATGPSPQRPQKMDGEVGRLFPSSLGLPPGPQPAASSLPSPLQPSWPCPSCTFINAPGRPGCEMCSTQRPCTWDPLAAAST, from the exons ATGGCGCCGCCAGCGGGCGGGGCGGCGGCGGCCTCGGACTTGGGCTCGGCCGCAGTGCTCTTGACTGTGCACGCCGCTGTGAGGCTGCTGGGCGCCAGGCCAGACACCGAGGCACAGCTGCGGAGACTCCAGCTGAGCGCGGACCCTGAGCGGCCTGGGCGCTTCCGGCTGGAGCTGCTGGACGCGGGACCCGGGGCG GTCAATTTGGAGTGGCCCCTGGAGTCAGTCTCCTACACCATCCGAGGCCCCACCCAACACGAGCTGCAGCCTCCGCCAGGAGGACCTGGAACCCTCAGCCTGCACTTCCTCAACCCTCAGGAAGCTCAGCGGTGGGCAGTCCTAGTCCGAGGTGCCACCGTGGAAGGACAGAATG gcagcagcagcagcagctcaccACCAGCCCTGGGCCCAGAAGCATGCCCCGTCTCCCTGCCCAGTCCCCCGGAAGTCCCCACACCTGAGGCAGATCTTCCTAGGAGCCCTGGAAACTTGATGGAGAGAG GTCCTCCATCCATCCCTCAACCCACATTCTGGCACAGGCTGCAGGTCACACTTGAAGACGCTGCCTCTGCCGCATCCACCGCGTCCTCTGCGCACGTTGCCCTGCAGGTCCACCCCCACTGCACCGTTGCAGCTCTCCAGGAGCAG GTGTTCTCAGAGCTCGGTTTCCCACCAGCTGTGCAACGCTGGGTCATTGGGcggtgcctgtgtgtgcctgagcGCAGCCTTGCCTCCTATGGAGTTCGGGAGGATGGGGACCCTGCTTTCCTCTACTTGCTGTCAGCTCCTCGAGAAGCCCCAG CCACAGGACCTAGCCCTCAGCGCCCCCAGAAGATGGACGGGGAAGTTGGACGCTTGTTTCCCTCATCATTGGGGCTACCCCCAGGCCCCCAGCCAGCTGCCTCCAGCCTGCCCAGTCCTCTCCAG CCCAGCTGGCCCTGCCCTTCTTGCACCTTCATCAATGCCCCAGGCCGCCCTGGCTGTGAGATGTGTAGCACCCAGAGGCCCTGCACTTGGGATCCCCTTGCCGCAGCTTCCACCTAG
- the SHARPIN gene encoding sharpin isoform X1, which yields MAPPAGGAAAASDLGSAAVLLTVHAAVRLLGARPDTEAQLRRLQLSADPERPGRFRLELLDAGPGAVNLEWPLESVSYTIRGPTQHELQPPPGGPGTLSLHFLNPQEAQRWAVLVRGATVEGQNGSSSSSSPPALGPEACPVSLPSPPEVPTPEADLPRSPGNLMEREELAGNLARAIAGGDEKGAAQAAAILAQHRVALSVQLQEACFPPGPIRLQVTLEDAASAASTASSAHVALQVHPHCTVAALQEQVFSELGFPPAVQRWVIGRCLCVPERSLASYGVREDGDPAFLYLLSAPREAPATGPSPQRPQKMDGEVGRLFPSSLGLPPGPQPAASSLPSPLQPSWPCPSCTFINAPGRPGCEMCSTQRPCTWDPLAAAST from the exons ATGGCGCCGCCAGCGGGCGGGGCGGCGGCGGCCTCGGACTTGGGCTCGGCCGCAGTGCTCTTGACTGTGCACGCCGCTGTGAGGCTGCTGGGCGCCAGGCCAGACACCGAGGCACAGCTGCGGAGACTCCAGCTGAGCGCGGACCCTGAGCGGCCTGGGCGCTTCCGGCTGGAGCTGCTGGACGCGGGACCCGGGGCG GTCAATTTGGAGTGGCCCCTGGAGTCAGTCTCCTACACCATCCGAGGCCCCACCCAACACGAGCTGCAGCCTCCGCCAGGAGGACCTGGAACCCTCAGCCTGCACTTCCTCAACCCTCAGGAAGCTCAGCGGTGGGCAGTCCTAGTCCGAGGTGCCACCGTGGAAGGACAGAATG gcagcagcagcagcagctcaccACCAGCCCTGGGCCCAGAAGCATGCCCCGTCTCCCTGCCCAGTCCCCCGGAAGTCCCCACACCTGAGGCAGATCTTCCTAGGAGCCCTGGAAACTTGATGGAGAGAG AAGAGCTGGCAGGGAATCTGGCCCGGGCCATTGCAGGTGGAGACGAGAAGGGGGCAGCCCAAGCGGCAGCCATCCTGGCCCAGCATCGTGTGGCCCTCAGCGTTCAGCTTCAGGAGGCCTGCTTCCCACCTGGCCCCATCAG GCTGCAGGTCACACTTGAAGACGCTGCCTCTGCCGCATCCACCGCGTCCTCTGCGCACGTTGCCCTGCAGGTCCACCCCCACTGCACCGTTGCAGCTCTCCAGGAGCAG GTGTTCTCAGAGCTCGGTTTCCCACCAGCTGTGCAACGCTGGGTCATTGGGcggtgcctgtgtgtgcctgagcGCAGCCTTGCCTCCTATGGAGTTCGGGAGGATGGGGACCCTGCTTTCCTCTACTTGCTGTCAGCTCCTCGAGAAGCCCCAG CCACAGGACCTAGCCCTCAGCGCCCCCAGAAGATGGACGGGGAAGTTGGACGCTTGTTTCCCTCATCATTGGGGCTACCCCCAGGCCCCCAGCCAGCTGCCTCCAGCCTGCCCAGTCCTCTCCAG CCCAGCTGGCCCTGCCCTTCTTGCACCTTCATCAATGCCCCAGGCCGCCCTGGCTGTGAGATGTGTAGCACCCAGAGGCCCTGCACTTGGGATCCCCTTGCCGCAGCTTCCACCTAG
- the SHARPIN gene encoding sharpin isoform X2, whose amino-acid sequence MAPPAGGAAAASDLGSAAVLLTVHAAVRLLGARPDTEAQLRRLQLSADPERPGRFRLELLDAGPGAVNLEWPLESVSYTIRGPTQHELQPPPGGPGTLSLHFLNPQEAQRWAVLVRGATVEGQNGSSSSSSPPALGPEACPVSLPSPPEVPTPEADLPRSPGNLMEREELAGNLARAIAGGDEKGAAQAAAILAQHRVALSVQLQEACFPPGPIRLQVTLEDAASAASTASSAHVALQVHPHCTVAALQEQVFSELGFPPAVQRWVIGRCLCVPERSLASYGVREDGDPAFLYLLSAPREAPGPSPQRPQKMDGEVGRLFPSSLGLPPGPQPAASSLPSPLQPSWPCPSCTFINAPGRPGCEMCSTQRPCTWDPLAAAST is encoded by the exons ATGGCGCCGCCAGCGGGCGGGGCGGCGGCGGCCTCGGACTTGGGCTCGGCCGCAGTGCTCTTGACTGTGCACGCCGCTGTGAGGCTGCTGGGCGCCAGGCCAGACACCGAGGCACAGCTGCGGAGACTCCAGCTGAGCGCGGACCCTGAGCGGCCTGGGCGCTTCCGGCTGGAGCTGCTGGACGCGGGACCCGGGGCG GTCAATTTGGAGTGGCCCCTGGAGTCAGTCTCCTACACCATCCGAGGCCCCACCCAACACGAGCTGCAGCCTCCGCCAGGAGGACCTGGAACCCTCAGCCTGCACTTCCTCAACCCTCAGGAAGCTCAGCGGTGGGCAGTCCTAGTCCGAGGTGCCACCGTGGAAGGACAGAATG gcagcagcagcagcagctcaccACCAGCCCTGGGCCCAGAAGCATGCCCCGTCTCCCTGCCCAGTCCCCCGGAAGTCCCCACACCTGAGGCAGATCTTCCTAGGAGCCCTGGAAACTTGATGGAGAGAG AAGAGCTGGCAGGGAATCTGGCCCGGGCCATTGCAGGTGGAGACGAGAAGGGGGCAGCCCAAGCGGCAGCCATCCTGGCCCAGCATCGTGTGGCCCTCAGCGTTCAGCTTCAGGAGGCCTGCTTCCCACCTGGCCCCATCAG GCTGCAGGTCACACTTGAAGACGCTGCCTCTGCCGCATCCACCGCGTCCTCTGCGCACGTTGCCCTGCAGGTCCACCCCCACTGCACCGTTGCAGCTCTCCAGGAGCAG GTGTTCTCAGAGCTCGGTTTCCCACCAGCTGTGCAACGCTGGGTCATTGGGcggtgcctgtgtgtgcctgagcGCAGCCTTGCCTCCTATGGAGTTCGGGAGGATGGGGACCCTGCTTTCCTCTACTTGCTGTCAGCTCCTCGAGAAGCCCCAG GACCTAGCCCTCAGCGCCCCCAGAAGATGGACGGGGAAGTTGGACGCTTGTTTCCCTCATCATTGGGGCTACCCCCAGGCCCCCAGCCAGCTGCCTCCAGCCTGCCCAGTCCTCTCCAG CCCAGCTGGCCCTGCCCTTCTTGCACCTTCATCAATGCCCCAGGCCGCCCTGGCTGTGAGATGTGTAGCACCCAGAGGCCCTGCACTTGGGATCCCCTTGCCGCAGCTTCCACCTAG
- the LOC126960981 gene encoding cytochrome c1, heme protein, mitochondrial isoform X2, whose amino-acid sequence MLSALGMLAAGGAGLAVALHSAVSASDLELHPPSYPWSHSGFLSSLDHTSIRRGFQVYKQVCSSCHSMDFVAYRHLVGVCYTEDEAKALAAEVEVQDGPDENGEMFMRPGKLFDYFPKPYPNTEAARAANNGALPPDLSYIVLARHGGEDYIFSLLTGYCEPPTGVSLREGLYFNPYFPGQAISMAPPIYTDVLEFDDGTPATMSQIAKDVCTFLRWASEPAHDHRKRMGLKMLLMAALLVPLIFIMKRHKWSVLKSRKLAYRPPK is encoded by the exons ATGTTGTCAGCGCTGGGCATGCTGGCGGCAGGGGGTGCGGGGCTGGCTGTGGCTCTGCATTCGGCTGTGAGTGCCAGTGACCTGGAGCTGCACCCCCCCAGTTATCCGTGGTCTCACAgtggcttcctctcttccttggaCCACACCAG CATCCGGAGGGGTTTCCAGGTATATAAGCAGGTGTGCTCCTCCTGCCACAGCATGGACTTCGTGGCTTACCGACACCTGGTGGGCGTGTGCTACACGGAGGATGAAGCTAAGGCGCTGGCTGCGGAG GTGGAGGTTCAAGATGGCCCCGATGAAAATGGGGAGATGTTCATGCGGCCAGGGAAACTGTTCGACTATTTCCCAAAACCATACCCCAACACTGAGGCTGCTCGAGCTGCCAACAACGGAGCATTGCCCCCTGACCTCAGCTACATCGTGCTAGCTAG GCATGGTGGTGAGGACTACATCTTCTCCCTGCTCACGGGCTACTGCGAGCCACCCACCGGGGTGTCACTGAGGGAAGGTCTCTACTTCAACCCCTACTTTCCTGGCCAGGCCATTTCCATGGCCCCTCCCATCTACACAGATGTCCTGGAGTTTGACGATG GCACCCCAGCTACCATGTCCCAGATAGCGAAGGACGTGTGCACCTTCCTGCGCTGGGCATCTGAGCCAGCGCACGACCATCGAAAACGCATGGGGCTCAAG ATGTTGCTGATGGCGGCTCTGCTAGTGCCCCTGATCTTCATCATGAAGCGGCACAAGTGGTCAGTCCTGAAGAGTCGGAAGCTGGCGTATCGGCCGCCCAAGTGA
- the LOC126960981 gene encoding cytochrome c1, heme protein, mitochondrial isoform X1 encodes MAAAAVSLRGVVLGPRGAGLPGARARGLLCSARPGQLPLRTPQAVALSSKSGLSRGRKVMLSALGMLAAGGAGLAVALHSAVSASDLELHPPSYPWSHSGFLSSLDHTSIRRGFQVYKQVCSSCHSMDFVAYRHLVGVCYTEDEAKALAAEVEVQDGPDENGEMFMRPGKLFDYFPKPYPNTEAARAANNGALPPDLSYIVLARHGGEDYIFSLLTGYCEPPTGVSLREGLYFNPYFPGQAISMAPPIYTDVLEFDDGTPATMSQIAKDVCTFLRWASEPAHDHRKRMGLKMLLMAALLVPLIFIMKRHKWSVLKSRKLAYRPPK; translated from the exons ATGGCGGCAGCTGCGGTTTCGCTTCGCGGGGTAGTGTTGGGCCCGCGGGGCGCGGGGCTCCCGGGCGCGCGTGCCCGGGGTCTGCTGTGCAGCGCGCGGCCCGGGCAGCTCCCGCTACGGACACCTCAG GCAGTGGCCTTGTCGTCGAAGTCTGGCCTTTCCCGAGGCCGAAAGGTGATGTTGTCAGCGCTGGGCATGCTGGCGGCAGGGGGTGCGGGGCTGGCTGTGGCTCTGCATTCGGCTGTGAGTGCCAGTGACCTGGAGCTGCACCCCCCCAGTTATCCGTGGTCTCACAgtggcttcctctcttccttggaCCACACCAG CATCCGGAGGGGTTTCCAGGTATATAAGCAGGTGTGCTCCTCCTGCCACAGCATGGACTTCGTGGCTTACCGACACCTGGTGGGCGTGTGCTACACGGAGGATGAAGCTAAGGCGCTGGCTGCGGAG GTGGAGGTTCAAGATGGCCCCGATGAAAATGGGGAGATGTTCATGCGGCCAGGGAAACTGTTCGACTATTTCCCAAAACCATACCCCAACACTGAGGCTGCTCGAGCTGCCAACAACGGAGCATTGCCCCCTGACCTCAGCTACATCGTGCTAGCTAG GCATGGTGGTGAGGACTACATCTTCTCCCTGCTCACGGGCTACTGCGAGCCACCCACCGGGGTGTCACTGAGGGAAGGTCTCTACTTCAACCCCTACTTTCCTGGCCAGGCCATTTCCATGGCCCCTCCCATCTACACAGATGTCCTGGAGTTTGACGATG GCACCCCAGCTACCATGTCCCAGATAGCGAAGGACGTGTGCACCTTCCTGCGCTGGGCATCTGAGCCAGCGCACGACCATCGAAAACGCATGGGGCTCAAG ATGTTGCTGATGGCGGCTCTGCTAGTGCCCCTGATCTTCATCATGAAGCGGCACAAGTGGTCAGTCCTGAAGAGTCGGAAGCTGGCGTATCGGCCGCCCAAGTGA